In Rhodothermia bacterium, the sequence GTAAAGACCAATCCATGTAGCTTACACAAACCAAGAACCTCACCCAATTTTCTCAAATATATATGTATCATTGATTTAACTTTACAAATACAACTAAAAAGCACTTTAGCCACAAAAGACTTAAGCTATAGTCCTGAATAAATATAATTGTGCAAATACCTTAACAAGGCAATGCTCACTTATTGGTTTTCTTTAATTCGCTTCACATAACCTTTTCATAAACGAACTTTATGAAAACAAAAGCAAGAAATACCCACCGTACATCTGCCCGCCATTATGCAGGCTTGGATGCAATGCACCAGATTTTACAAAACCACCTGACCCATAAACTCCCCCCCCCCGAACTGCAAATATAGCCTTGAAAAACTATTGACCTATGTTCACAATCACCTTTTTGATCCAGAACTCAACTGCACACAGGCACTTAAAACTTGTGGACTTGGTGATCACAACATCACCAGCCACTTCCGACTTATAATGGGATGCTCCCTAAAGACTTACATTGAGCAGCATAGACTTACTGTGGCGAAAGAAGTAATGACCCATACCAATTTACCACTATACCTCATAGCTGATGCTGTAGGATACAGCAATGTATCCACATTTAGCGATGCCTTTTCTCGTATTTTTGGTTCAAAACCATCTGCGTATAGGCATAACCTACATAAAACTCGATGACCAGAAAGAATCGAAGAAAAAACTGGAATCATTTCTTATGGTATTAGCTTATCTTTGCAACAACCTTAAATCAAAATGTTAAGCTATTTAGAGGATTAGATAATGATACTTCAAAAACTCTTAAAACCTGTAAACTATGTTATCAAGTTATAAAATAATATTTCTTATCGTAACTTTTTGCATTTTATTTGGATGCAAGATTGATGAAAGAGGTAAGTACAGAAATTGTGGCGACCAAAAAAGTAGCATTATTTTATATTCTTCTAATTGTGATAATAATTTTTATATTTATTTGACGGAAATAAAAGACTTACTTTCTAATCATACTATCTTCTCAAATTGTAAAGTTAGTAATCAAAAATTGATTACTTTAACAAATAGCTTCATAAAAAATGAG encodes:
- a CDS encoding helix-turn-helix transcriptional regulator, producing MTYVHNHLFDPELNCTQALKTCGLGDHNITSHFRLIMGCSLKTYIEQHRLTVAKEVMTHTNLPLYLIADAVGYSNVSTFSDAFSRIFGSKPSAYRHNLHKTR